In the Magnolia sinica isolate HGM2019 chromosome 15, MsV1, whole genome shotgun sequence genome, one interval contains:
- the LOC131227869 gene encoding probable aquaporin PIP2-2 isoform X3, which yields MAQATCELIWVKLILHDMGFTMPSSIMLFLMSETIPCHRDYLVSLKRERLSFKKKLLNALTELEMLEPTVKSLIEEPNRKCRKKVAKSDQVQYPSNLDLTPVEVEMPRVVLCPEEMPSRHGPNNLDLTLVEVEMPSSVVPGFFWESCQIGKDVEVAEHEEFTAKDYKDPPPAPLIDVDELTQWSFYRALIAEFIATLLFLHVTVATVIGYKSEVDPTKNSAPDAACSGVVILGIAWAFGGTIFILLYCMAGTSGGHINPAVTFGLFLARKVSLIRAVLYMVAQCLGAICGVGLVKGFHKSYYDRYGGGANELAPGYNKGTGLGAEIIGSFVLVHTVFSATDPKRNARDSHVPVLAPLPIGFAVFMVHLATIPITGTGINPARSFGAAVIYNKDKAWDDQWIFWVGPFIGAAIAAAYHQYILRAAAIKALGSFRSNPHV from the exons TTTAATGTCTGAAACTATACCATGCCATCGAGACTACCTAGTGTCTTTAAAAAGAGAGCGGCTTTCTTTTAAGAAG AAATTATTGAATGCACTGACTGAACTAGAGATGCTGGAACCTACTGTTAAAAGTCTGATTGAGGAACCAAACAGAAAATGCAGGAAAAAAGTAGCCAAGTCAGATCAG GTCCAATATCCAAGCAACTTAGACTTAACTCCAGTCGAAGTCGAGATGCCAAG GGTTGTCCTATGTCCAGAGGAGATGCCATCAAGACACGGGCCCAACAACTTAGATTTGACTCTAGTCGAAGTCGAGATGCCAAG CTCCGTTGTTCCAGGATTTTTTTGGGAATCGTGCCAAATAGGGAAGGACGTTGAGGTAGCAGAACACGAAGAGTTCACGGCCAAGGACTACAAGGACCCTCCTCCAGCGCCGTTGATCGACGTCGACGAACTGACCCAGTGGTCCTTCTACAGGGCCCTGATCGCCGAGTTCATCGCGACACTTCTCTTCCTGCACGTCACGGTCGCGACGGTGATCGGTTACAAAagtgaagtggaccccaccaagaacTCCGCCCCTGATGCGGCTTGCAGTGGAGTCGTCATCCTCGGCATCGCGTGGGCCTTTGGTGGAACGATCTTCATCCTTCTCTACTGCATGGCTGGGACTTCGGGTGGGCACATAAACCCGGCAGTGACGTTCGGCCTGTTCCTAGCGAGGAAGGTTTCCTTGATCCGGGCTGTGCTGTACATGGTGGCCCAGTGCTTGGGTGCCATCTGCGGCGTCGGCTTGGTGAAGGGCTTCCATAAGTCCTACTACGACAGGTACGGTGGTGGGGCCAACGAGCTAGCCCCCGGCTACAACAAGGGCACGGGCTTGGGCGCGGAGATCATCGGGAGCTTCGTGCTTGTCCACACCGTCTTCTCCGCCACCGATCCCAAGAGGAACGCCAGGGATTCTCACGTTCCGGTTTTGGCACCTCTCCCCATCGGATTTGCCGTTTTCATGGTCCATCTTGCGACGATCCCGATCACGGGCACCGGCATCAACCCAGCTAGAAGTTTTGGGGCTGCTGTCATCTACAACAAAGATAAGGCTTGGGATGATCAGTGGATCTTCTGGGTGGGCCCATTCATCGGCGCCGCCATTGCCGCAGCATATCACCAGTACATCCTCAGGGCGGCAGCCATCAAAGCTCTTGGCTCCTTCAGAAGCAATCCGCACGTTTGA
- the LOC131227869 gene encoding probable aquaporin PIP2-2 isoform X4, translating to MSETIPCHRDYLVSLKRERLSFKKKLLNALTELEMLEPTVKSLIEEPNRKCRKKVAKSDQVQYPSNLDLTPVEVEMPRVVLCPEEMPSRHGPNNLDLTLVEVEMPSSVVPGFFWESCQIGKDVEVAEHEEFTAKDYKDPPPAPLIDVDELTQWSFYRALIAEFIATLLFLHVTVATVIGYKSEVDPTKNSAPDAACSGVVILGIAWAFGGTIFILLYCMAGTSGGHINPAVTFGLFLARKVSLIRAVLYMVAQCLGAICGVGLVKGFHKSYYDRYGGGANELAPGYNKGTGLGAEIIGSFVLVHTVFSATDPKRNARDSHVPVLAPLPIGFAVFMVHLATIPITGTGINPARSFGAAVIYNKDKAWDDQWIFWVGPFIGAAIAAAYHQYILRAAAIKALGSFRSNPHV from the exons ATGTCTGAAACTATACCATGCCATCGAGACTACCTAGTGTCTTTAAAAAGAGAGCGGCTTTCTTTTAAGAAG AAATTATTGAATGCACTGACTGAACTAGAGATGCTGGAACCTACTGTTAAAAGTCTGATTGAGGAACCAAACAGAAAATGCAGGAAAAAAGTAGCCAAGTCAGATCAG GTCCAATATCCAAGCAACTTAGACTTAACTCCAGTCGAAGTCGAGATGCCAAG GGTTGTCCTATGTCCAGAGGAGATGCCATCAAGACACGGGCCCAACAACTTAGATTTGACTCTAGTCGAAGTCGAGATGCCAAG CTCCGTTGTTCCAGGATTTTTTTGGGAATCGTGCCAAATAGGGAAGGACGTTGAGGTAGCAGAACACGAAGAGTTCACGGCCAAGGACTACAAGGACCCTCCTCCAGCGCCGTTGATCGACGTCGACGAACTGACCCAGTGGTCCTTCTACAGGGCCCTGATCGCCGAGTTCATCGCGACACTTCTCTTCCTGCACGTCACGGTCGCGACGGTGATCGGTTACAAAagtgaagtggaccccaccaagaacTCCGCCCCTGATGCGGCTTGCAGTGGAGTCGTCATCCTCGGCATCGCGTGGGCCTTTGGTGGAACGATCTTCATCCTTCTCTACTGCATGGCTGGGACTTCGGGTGGGCACATAAACCCGGCAGTGACGTTCGGCCTGTTCCTAGCGAGGAAGGTTTCCTTGATCCGGGCTGTGCTGTACATGGTGGCCCAGTGCTTGGGTGCCATCTGCGGCGTCGGCTTGGTGAAGGGCTTCCATAAGTCCTACTACGACAGGTACGGTGGTGGGGCCAACGAGCTAGCCCCCGGCTACAACAAGGGCACGGGCTTGGGCGCGGAGATCATCGGGAGCTTCGTGCTTGTCCACACCGTCTTCTCCGCCACCGATCCCAAGAGGAACGCCAGGGATTCTCACGTTCCGGTTTTGGCACCTCTCCCCATCGGATTTGCCGTTTTCATGGTCCATCTTGCGACGATCCCGATCACGGGCACCGGCATCAACCCAGCTAGAAGTTTTGGGGCTGCTGTCATCTACAACAAAGATAAGGCTTGGGATGATCAGTGGATCTTCTGGGTGGGCCCATTCATCGGCGCCGCCATTGCCGCAGCATATCACCAGTACATCCTCAGGGCGGCAGCCATCAAAGCTCTTGGCTCCTTCAGAAGCAATCCGCACGTTTGA